The following coding sequences lie in one Steroidobacter denitrificans genomic window:
- a CDS encoding acetyl-CoA C-acetyltransferase, which yields MPEAFIVDALRSPTGRRGGSLAQVHGADLGAHVIKALVERNAVPAAEYDDVIFGCVDTIGALAGDIARTAWLVAGMPLNVPGTTIDRQCGSSQQAVHFAAQAVMSGTQDVVLAGGVQTMSSIPISSAMLAGRPLGFTTPFAESKGWQARFGDAPVNQFYAAQRIADHWNISREAMEIFAKESHDRALKAMAEGRFDREVVPFGEFLMDETARVSTLEKMATLQPVDPAYPKITAAVSSSVCDAASAVLVVSEAALKRYGLKPRARIVHLSVLADDPIWHLTAPIPATRNALKKAGMKLEDIDLVEINEAFASVVMAWLQETGYPHARINVNGGAIALGHPLGASGTKLMTTLLHELERTGGRYGLQTMCEGGGQANVTIIERMG from the coding sequence TCGTCGATGCGCTGCGCTCTCCTACGGGCCGGCGTGGCGGTTCGCTTGCCCAGGTGCACGGTGCCGATCTCGGTGCGCATGTCATCAAGGCACTCGTCGAGCGCAATGCCGTGCCGGCGGCCGAGTACGATGACGTCATCTTCGGCTGTGTCGATACCATCGGTGCCCTGGCAGGCGACATCGCCCGCACCGCGTGGCTTGTAGCGGGTATGCCGCTCAACGTTCCCGGGACGACGATCGATCGGCAATGCGGCAGTTCACAGCAGGCGGTGCATTTCGCCGCACAGGCGGTGATGAGCGGGACGCAGGATGTGGTGCTGGCCGGCGGCGTACAGACCATGTCCAGCATTCCGATTTCCTCGGCGATGCTGGCGGGGCGGCCGCTGGGGTTTACGACGCCATTTGCGGAAAGCAAGGGCTGGCAGGCGCGCTTCGGGGATGCCCCGGTGAATCAATTCTATGCCGCACAACGCATCGCCGATCACTGGAATATCAGTCGCGAGGCCATGGAGATCTTTGCCAAGGAGAGCCATGATCGTGCGCTCAAGGCGATGGCGGAGGGGCGTTTTGATCGCGAGGTGGTGCCGTTCGGCGAGTTTCTGATGGATGAGACCGCGCGCGTCAGCACCTTGGAGAAGATGGCGACGCTGCAACCGGTCGATCCGGCGTATCCGAAGATCACCGCGGCGGTATCCAGTTCGGTGTGTGATGCGGCCTCGGCCGTGTTGGTGGTTTCGGAGGCCGCCTTGAAACGCTACGGCCTCAAGCCGCGTGCGCGCATCGTGCACCTCTCGGTGCTGGCCGACGATCCGATCTGGCATCTCACCGCGCCGATTCCGGCGACTCGCAATGCGCTCAAGAAAGCCGGTATGAAACTCGAAGATATCGATCTGGTGGAGATCAACGAGGCCTTCGCCTCGGTGGTGATGGCCTGGCTGCAGGAAACCGGCTATCCGCACGCCCGGATCAACGTGAACGGGGGCGCGATCGCGCTCGGCCATCCGCTCGGGGCGAGCGGTACCAAGCTGATGACGACCCTGCTGCATGAGCTCGAGCGCACCGGCGGACGCTATGGACTGCAAACCATGTGCGAGGGCGGTGGGCAGGCCAATGTGACGATCATTGAACGAATGGGATAA